GTTCATAACTCTATAAATCTCTTACAACTTGCTGTTTGAGAAAAAACCCATATCAAAATGTCTCTTTCTACAACagtaaatttaatattttgagtGGCAACTTTGTTTCAAAgttgttctttcttctttggttgtggttttgtttgttgtgaGTTTTTTGGAGTGTGTAGGGTGGGGTGTGTGtatgctctgtgtgtgcacacatgcgTGTTATTGCAAGGGTTTTTTAATGCATCAACTCACCTATTTTCCCGAATGGAATGTTAATTTTCTACTGGATGGTACTGGATGCCAACTTGCAACCTTTATCAAAAATATACTGAATCTCCAGGGATGTGAGGCTGCTTGTAAAAATTTGACTGGAATGAATTAGCACAGAAAAGCTTGTAAATACCCAAgactaaaagaataaaaagtaaaatacattttagtgTAGAAGTTAAATTTGCACCACAactattttttcttgaaagaataGCAGGAGGTCAACCCTTGGAACTTTAGAGTTGcaaagtaaagaagaaaatttttcataaaCTCACCATTCAGCATTTATATAGATAAGTGAAAGGAACTCTTAAAGTAGACTGCACACTCTCTCCTAAAGAAAAGCTGAATGCAGAAGTTCCCTGTCTCtgtttttgcattaaaattttaatgcaaaattattaGCATGCACAAGCTCTAGTTAAACAATTACTTACACATGTGCCTATGTTATATTCCCTTGGGTGGTCCTACTTGATTCTGTGAAACTATTCATGCTAATGGAGTTAAGCATGTGTACTCACAGGAAGAGAGTCTGAGGTCTGATAAATAAATCCTATTATGTAATATCTGATAAAGTTGTTTTTACACCAGTATCAAGCTTAGGGAAAAGGAACGCGCTTACTGGGCCAGATAATGAGTTCACTGTCCTGTCACAACTGACTAGAGCTAGATTCTTCAGAGAAATTTATAGGTACATCATAATGGGAGATTATTTTTGCTCACAGTAGCCTTGTATCTCATTAAATTCTTAACTCCAAAGCCTTTCCAAGTCAGCAAATTCCATAATTCAcagtgggttgttttttttataaaaaaaaaaaaaaaaaatagctaataGAAACCAGAAACTTCCTCGTTTCcttgtttgtttgaaattacCTTCTCATCTGTTAGAAGATGCCCTCATGTTGCCCTCATTAGTCTCAATCAACTTTTATTTAATCATTTCTCATGCAAGCATTTTTTCTATTCATCATTCTTTTCCTTGTTctaaatttgaaatattcattCTTAAATGGAGTTTTTAGTGTCACATGCCGTTTCAAAATTAAGGTACAGaacttagaatcatagaattatagatTTTTAAAGAGTTGGAatggacattaaagatcatATAGTCCCAGcccaccctgccatgggtagggagAATTCCCACTAGACTAGCTTTCTCAAGGCCTTGTTGAACCTTGTTCAACCCTTTTTGAAGGGTTGGGGCAACCACAACCTCACTGGGCAACCAGGGGTTAGACACTATTCTAGTGTCTAACCACCctcaaagaaaaatttcttcctgctaTGTAACCGAAATTTCCCCTCATTCATTTTGTACCCATTATTtattgtcctgtcactacagttCTTGATGAagaatccctctccagcttccctcttccctgtcagatactggaaggttgCTCTTAGGTCTCACATAACCTTCTCAAATATTCCTTCCTTCTTGTATAGTGAtacaatttttcattatttctggCTTGTTAAATTTGTCTAGGCTGCAAATTCAGCTGCGTAGTGATGGTTCGGGTCCAATTTCTTTGTAGTACGATTGAACTGATATGTTTTACCAAGGCATCTTATTTCTATGTGTGAACAGCCAGCTTTGCTCAAAGCGTGCTGATCTGCCTCCCGAGCATCTCAGAACTGGAAGGCAGCCGGTAAAGGTTCAGTACCGGCTGAAGTGTAACTTGCAAATTTAACCAAAACCTTTTAAACCGGGATCCAGTTTAAGAGCAGTGTCCAAGTAGCAGTTCAGGTTCTGATGTTGCCTGTATCTGGTTCTCGTTCCCATGTGTGACGGCCGCCTCTCTCCGCCTCAGGCGGCggcagcagctgggggtggCACTGCGGTCCCCTGGCTCCTTGGCACTCGCTGAACCACGGGACTGTACCTCTCGCCTCTTTCGTCATCTGTGCCTGTAACTTTCCACAACTGCTTGGCTTTGGCCGTatggttttggtttggctttttcctCTCGCATTTTGAAACCCGTGGCACGACGCTACGACACTTTAGGAGCTTGGACCGCCACTGTGAAGCGCTGGAGGGGTAGAGGGGAAGGACGAACGCGGGGCGACTCCCTTCAGGAAAGGCAGCTGCCGACTTccagagctcacagcagcctgcagcagcgCGGCTGCTTCCCAGTCCCCCGCCCTCACACCGCCCCGGCATTTTTCCTTCCGCAGGACGGAGCCTCGGGAACCGCCGCCAGGTTACCCGCGCGCGGCGCCCGCGCATGCGCTGTGCCTGCGGTGACCgagcggggcggggccgggcgcgcCCCGGCGGCGCCTGAGGAGGGAGCCGGGTCTGTGCGCATGCGCTATGGGGCGGCCGTGGACGCTGCGCGTGCGCATTGGGGTCGGCGGCGGGAGCGCGGAGGGGCGCGGATTAGGGGCACTCCGGGAAGGCCGCtcgtccgtccgtccgtccggGCGTGTGCGGTCCTGCCGGCTCCAGCCCCCAGCCTTCCCTCCCGGAGCACGCCTGCTGTCTGCTGCCGCCGCAGCATAGGGGAAGCCGGGGAGCGACGCGTGGAACCGCCAGGATGAAGCTGGTGAGGAAGGACCTGGAGAAGGATAATGCAGGGCAGGTGACGCTGATCCCCGAGGAGCCTGAGGACATGTGGCACACCTACAacctgctgcaggtgggtgATAGCCTGCGCGCCTCCACCATCCGCAAGGTTCAGACCGAGTCGTCCACGGGCAGCGTGGGCAGCAACCGCATCCGCACCACCCTCACCCTGTGCGTGGAGACCATCGACTTCGACTCGCAGGCCTGCCAACTGCGCGTCAAGGGCACGAACATCCAAGAGAACGAGTATGTGAAGATGGGCGCCTACCACACCATCGAGCTGGAGCCCAACCGACAGTTCACCCTAGCGAAGAAGCAGTGGGACAGCGTGGTGCTGGAGCGCATCGAGCAGGCCTGTGACCCGGCCTGGAGCGCCGATGTGGCGGCCGTGGTCATGCAGGAAGGGTTGGCCCACGTCTGTCTGGTCACCCCGAGCATGACGCTTACTCGTGCCAAGGTGGAGGTGAACATCCCCCGCAAGCGGAAAGGGAACTGCAGTCAGCACGACCGGGCGCTGGAGAGGTTTTACGAGCAGGTGGTGCAAGCCATCCAGAGGCATATCAACTTTGAGGTGGTGAAGTGTGTACTGGTGGCTAGCCCAGGCTTCGTGCGGGAGCAGTTTTGTGACTACATGTTCCAGCAGGCAGTCAAGACTGACAACAAACTTCTGCTGGAGAACAGGTCCAAATTCCTACAGGTAAGGATCTAAGCAGTCTCCAGAGTGGGTAAAAAGAGGCTTGGGAGTTGTATGTGATAGTAAGAGGTAGTTACATGGGAAATAAGtcattaaaggaaataaatttctgacTGAGCATCATGAGGAAATTATTCTCATGCCTCCTGAACTGTAAATAAGTTACGCATGGTACAAGGATGGTTCCCACTAGGGATACCTTAATGTGAAGTAGAGAAAGTGTTAGATATTTCAAACTGCCTTATTTACTCTTCAGTTGTGAAGTGCAAGTTGGAAAACACTTTGCACTGTTACTCTGTCACATTGTATAGCATATGTGTTTAATAACAActttctaaagattttttttaaagtacctGGATGTGGTATAGGTTAGTTAATTTTGTATTACAAAAATTAACCACaattttttgttagttttgtaCTACATAGTTAAAGGctatactttttttcttgtttcttacTCATCTCATTGGTTGAGTGGGTGGGAGTTTAGCCTTATACTGAAATAGGCATATTCAGAGCCTAAAATAGGTTTTCATAAGGGTAGTTGTATAATTTTTAGGTTGAAGAAGGCCTAGGGTGATCTGGGGGCAGGACTAGTGAAGTGAGTTTGAGTGCTTAATGGTCCAACTACTTAGGAGACCCTGTGCACCAAGAACCCTCCTTTTCCACGTGTAGCAAAGTGGTAACAGAGAGAAGTTTCAGTGTACTTCACAACTTTGCAACTATAATAATTGCACAGCGTTGATGCTTTATATGTCTGCAGTGTTGAGGGGCCTTCCTtttcttaaatgctttaaaaaagagAGCTTACACTTAGATCTTAGTTTCTTGGTAGTTTCAAGTAGCCTTACCTTAGGAACAGTTGAGCTCATATATTTATCCTAGCCTTTGAATaagagaggcagttttcttGTGTTGCTTGAAAGGCAGTTTAAGGGATTTGGTTTAGGTTTTGGGTTTCAGGAGAGATTAAGAATAGAATCATGTGTGTTTCAAGGAGATAAGTTCCCCAGATAATATTCAAGATTAATATGGCATATCATAGAGGGTGTTTGTGGTTGGTTAATCAAGAAAATGgtcctttttcttcaaaaccaCCAAACCTTTGACTTTGTTTTCACTCTAGGTCCACTCTTCCTCAGGACATAAATACGCACTGAAGGAAGCACTCTGCGACCCAGCTGTAACTAGCCGTCTTTCTGATACTAAGGCAGCTGGTGAGGTCAAAGCCTTAGATGACTTCTATAAAATGCTGCAGCACGAGCCTGACCGGGCTTTTTATGGCCTGAAACATGTGGAGAGGGCAAATGAAGCCATGGCCATTGATACCCTGCTGATCAGTGATGAGCTTTTTCGGCACCAGGACGTGGCTACACGTGCCCGATATGTGAAGTTGGTAGATAGCGTACGGGAGAACATGGGCACAGTACGCATTTTCTCCAGCCTCCATGtgtctggagagcagctgggccAGCTGACAGGGGTGGCAGCTATCCTGCGCTTTCCTGTTGCTGAGCTCTCTGACCAGGAAGATGAATCTAGCTCTGAAGAGGACTAATAACAGTGACTTCATTCTACAGTTTCTTTTCTATGTCatgttgaaataattttaaaggtcCTTCCAATATGAATACTTGTGTGCAGATGTACCATGACACATAATCAAAAAGTTATACATAGATACATATAGTTTTACTTGTCACATTACTTGTTATCTGATCTATGGTAATAATTATTGGTAGCTGTGTTCAGCTGACTGTTTTTGCAGTACTGGACCACCAACAGTACAAGAAACTAATTTGGCTCCCCAGTGCTGCTTAGTCTGCATGTTAAGGCAGACTGGTATCTTAGTGAAAtgtgtaggaaaaaataattacagggaaaaattcACATTAGACTATTTCTGGTCAAATGCTTGAAAAGATTAttacaaaacaaatgtaaacTTCTTGGAAGACCCGTCAAAACTGTGCTTGATATTCATAGGAACTCCCTGGTTTTTGTAAGGTGTGTCAAAGGAATGGGGTCAATACCGTCCCTTAGGGCTTTGTGTGGTGGTGTAAGTCTAACTGCTTAAATATTCCTATGAAACACTTGAAGCAGTCTTTCAGCAACCAGACTCTTTAAGTTAACCATTTCTTTGCTAACACAATAGTAGATGCAGGAGAAATGTTGAATCTCAGTGCACCCATTTAGTTATCTTTTTAAATGGTGTTATAGCTTGGCAGATTGTCCTGAAGACTAACAAGGTGTCATTGACTGTATTCTACTAAATTGACATTATTTAGCACCCAGTTCTGAGAAGGCATAGGAGAAAACTTAGAAAATCAGGACTCTAGTGTCCACAAGGAATCTTTTGATAGCAAATAGTTTACGTAACTTCATAATCTGGTATTCCATTTGCATATCTTTTCAAAAACATACATAAACTGTAATATAGAAGTAATGATAAAATTATGAATCAGACTTCATCTTAAGATGGTGGGGATTGTAAAAGTGAAAATCACCTTTTCAATTATTTGATCAGCTCACAGTACTGAGAGAcaggtgttttgtttgtttactggGCAGTAAATCAtaagaagaagcagaaattgcTTTCAGATTCAGACGTAACCCATGGTTGTAGTGTTTCAAAGCAAGGTTTGATGGCTTGTGTGTGTAAATAGGcattccattttaaaatggGATTAGAGGCAAGAACAGGAACCACAGAACTGTAATATGGACAGTGTCGTAAGAGAGGagcattcaaaaataaaatcaccaaAACTCCTAGTCTGGGTAGAAtactttcaggaaaataatttttcagggTTGTCCCCTATGTTAATGGGTGCCAATCCTCTGAATTTAATACTGTTTATTGGTAGGTGGAACATCAGTCTAAACTCATTGATAGAGAGGTACTTTTGACTTTAAGCCATCTTTTCTACATCATCCACACAGTCTAAGAAATTCTTGAACAGAACTTATATTGGCGCTGTAATACTTCAATTCTTCTTTTGTTGAAGACAGGCAGGCCCATTGAGACGCTTGTTTACAGTCAGCTTGGACACATAAATTATTTGCGCTTTACATTTTTGTCTTGAATGGTGTTGGGTGCTGCATGTCATAGACTGCTCTAGGCTTTCTTTAGCAGTGAAGACTgcctaaattaatttattattttttaatttgcattattttattttaccttttttcagCTAGAAAGCACCTTGATTCCTGTTATATCtagtttaatgaaaaaaatgtaggaagcagaagaaattgaCCAGTAAATATTATATGCAGCAAATTAGGGCCTTAAACTCATATCTAAACAAGTCATTAATTTCTCCAAGCTTTTATAACATAGGATGGTATAGTAATATATTCCCTTTCTCTAAGTAATGCCAGTTTGTTGCAGCTGTACACAAATGACATATTCTAATTTGTAGTACACCCGATATTCTTAGTTTATTTCTCAACAAACTCTTTGAGAGACAAATCAATCTGTTTTTTAGTTGTGGTATGGATTGCTGTTTTATCAGACCAGATGGTGCCAATTATTCTATTGTAAATCAGAAGTTAGACAGAGTTTTTGCTGTGTCCTACATGATTACAATGGTGAGTTTGTATTTTGTGCCTGTAGGTAccatcaaggaaaaaaactgggCATTGTgttgcatttttgctttttgtttcatctg
This sequence is a window from Parus major isolate Abel chromosome Z, Parus_major1.1, whole genome shotgun sequence. Protein-coding genes within it:
- the PELO gene encoding protein pelota homolog — encoded protein: MKLVRKDLEKDNAGQVTLIPEEPEDMWHTYNLLQVGDSLRASTIRKVQTESSTGSVGSNRIRTTLTLCVETIDFDSQACQLRVKGTNIQENEYVKMGAYHTIELEPNRQFTLAKKQWDSVVLERIEQACDPAWSADVAAVVMQEGLAHVCLVTPSMTLTRAKVEVNIPRKRKGNCSQHDRALERFYEQVVQAIQRHINFEVVKCVLVASPGFVREQFCDYMFQQAVKTDNKLLLENRSKFLQVHSSSGHKYALKEALCDPAVTSRLSDTKAAGEVKALDDFYKMLQHEPDRAFYGLKHVERANEAMAIDTLLISDELFRHQDVATRARYVKLVDSVRENMGTVRIFSSLHVSGEQLGQLTGVAAILRFPVAELSDQEDESSSEED